From the Pseudodesulfovibrio alkaliphilus genome, one window contains:
- a CDS encoding efflux RND transporter permease subunit codes for MKKIKKSMVSFAIRHYRATLLLVIVATAVFGSFFPKVTIDTDPEHMLPENEPSRLFHNQAKKTFDLSDIVVLGIVNTAHQDGVFNAETLSNVYELAQYAQKLRWPDPDDPATEGGVVGVDVIAPSLVEHIAQAGPGTISFDWLMPGPPTNREEALRVRERILANPMLAGRMASEDGKALCLYLPLTNKRLSYKVYNAMNEKVAALGMADEVHITGLPVAQDAIGVEMFTEMMVASPLAMATIFVLLYFFFRKLSLTVLPMLIATFSVVITMGAMIAAGFEVHIMSSMIPVFLMSIAVVDSIHILSEFFDSYTAEKGREETLRSALDTLFMPMLYTSLTSAAGFISLALTPIPPVQVFGVFVGMGIMVAWLLTILCVPAYVMLLPRSAFNNFGLSVKEEHSNTPLTRLLEATGRFSFRNAKPLLVLLVLLVAVSGWGISRIQINDNPVKWFAEDHPIRKADIALTRHFKGTYPAYLILDGEEQRLLSPEEQANMLQRFTEFSGTMEDEERALGLADRFKRDLAAMPAGMRETPLLDTAVELAGAYIAKADTDGDAYIWEEFESFFNLEKEQRKSFKRPDVLHYVVGLQRQLQEKGLVGKSVSPADVVSKINQEMLDGREQNYRVPELRRAVGECYMQFQQSHRPHDLWHFVTPDYSSACVLFQLSSGDNKVMEAVARFVEGYFQSNPPPVGMRHNWAGLTHINVAWQNQMVQGMLRSFIGSFGIVLLMTVFLFRSVKWGLLCMVPLTATILLIYGFIGLIGKDYDMPVAVLGVLTLGMSVDFAIHFVERSRSIHAVTRSWRLTLTRMFEAPARAISRNVMVISIGFLPLLVSSLVPYRTTSILLSSIMLLSGALSLVAVPAVITVATRWFFPDESVPQTAVADQNNR; via the coding sequence ATGAAAAAGATCAAAAAATCCATGGTTTCTTTTGCCATCAGGCACTACAGGGCAACGCTCTTGTTGGTGATCGTGGCGACGGCCGTCTTTGGGTCGTTTTTTCCGAAGGTCACGATCGACACCGATCCCGAGCACATGCTCCCCGAGAACGAGCCTTCCCGGCTGTTCCACAACCAGGCGAAAAAGACATTCGACCTGTCCGACATCGTGGTCCTTGGGATCGTCAACACGGCGCACCAAGACGGAGTGTTCAACGCGGAAACCCTGAGCAACGTCTATGAGCTTGCGCAATATGCCCAAAAGCTGCGGTGGCCCGACCCGGACGATCCGGCGACGGAGGGCGGCGTGGTCGGCGTTGACGTGATCGCTCCGTCCCTGGTGGAACACATTGCCCAGGCCGGCCCGGGCACGATCTCGTTTGACTGGCTCATGCCCGGGCCGCCGACGAACAGAGAGGAGGCCCTGCGGGTCCGCGAGCGGATTCTGGCCAATCCCATGCTGGCGGGACGCATGGCCTCGGAGGACGGCAAGGCCCTTTGCCTGTATCTGCCCCTGACGAACAAGCGCCTCAGCTACAAGGTCTACAACGCGATGAACGAAAAGGTGGCCGCGTTGGGGATGGCGGACGAGGTGCACATAACAGGGCTTCCGGTGGCCCAGGACGCCATCGGGGTGGAAATGTTCACCGAGATGATGGTGGCTTCGCCGTTGGCCATGGCAACGATCTTTGTTCTGCTCTACTTCTTTTTCCGCAAGCTTTCCCTGACCGTCTTGCCCATGCTCATCGCCACGTTCTCGGTGGTCATCACCATGGGGGCCATGATCGCCGCAGGCTTCGAAGTGCACATCATGAGTTCCATGATTCCGGTTTTCCTGATGTCGATCGCGGTGGTGGATTCCATTCACATCCTCTCGGAGTTCTTTGATTCATATACAGCGGAAAAAGGGCGCGAGGAGACCCTGCGAAGCGCTTTGGACACCCTCTTCATGCCCATGCTTTATACTTCCCTCACCTCGGCAGCGGGCTTCATTTCCCTGGCGTTGACGCCGATACCGCCAGTCCAGGTCTTCGGCGTTTTTGTCGGGATGGGCATTATGGTCGCCTGGCTGCTGACCATCCTGTGCGTTCCGGCCTACGTCATGCTTCTTCCCCGCAGTGCGTTCAACAACTTCGGGCTGTCCGTGAAAGAGGAGCACAGCAACACCCCGCTGACCAGGCTCCTTGAGGCCACGGGCAGGTTCTCGTTTCGCAACGCCAAACCCTTGCTGGTCCTGCTGGTGCTGCTCGTCGCCGTATCGGGGTGGGGTATCTCCCGAATCCAGATCAACGACAATCCTGTGAAATGGTTTGCCGAAGACCACCCGATCCGCAAGGCGGACATCGCTTTGACCCGGCACTTCAAGGGAACATACCCGGCCTATCTCATCCTGGATGGCGAGGAGCAGAGGCTGTTGTCGCCGGAAGAGCAGGCCAACATGCTGCAACGGTTCACGGAGTTTTCAGGAACGATGGAAGATGAAGAAAGGGCTCTCGGCCTGGCCGACCGATTCAAACGGGATCTGGCCGCCATGCCCGCCGGTATGCGCGAGACGCCCCTGCTCGACACGGCCGTGGAGCTTGCCGGGGCGTACATCGCAAAGGCGGACACCGATGGCGACGCCTATATCTGGGAGGAGTTTGAAAGCTTCTTCAACCTGGAAAAGGAGCAACGCAAGTCCTTCAAGCGCCCGGACGTGCTGCACTACGTCGTCGGCCTCCAGCGGCAGCTCCAGGAAAAGGGGCTGGTGGGGAAAAGCGTCTCCCCCGCAGACGTGGTCAGCAAGATCAACCAGGAGATGCTTGATGGCAGGGAGCAAAACTATCGTGTGCCGGAGCTTAGGCGCGCCGTCGGCGAATGCTACATGCAGTTTCAGCAGAGCCACCGTCCGCATGACCTCTGGCACTTCGTCACGCCGGATTACTCCAGCGCCTGCGTCCTGTTCCAGCTCTCGAGCGGCGACAACAAGGTCATGGAGGCCGTGGCACGGTTTGTGGAAGGATATTTCCAGAGCAATCCGCCGCCGGTCGGGATGAGGCACAACTGGGCTGGGCTGACCCATATCAACGTGGCTTGGCAGAACCAGATGGTGCAGGGAATGCTGCGTTCCTTCATCGGCAGTTTTGGCATTGTGCTGCTGATGACGGTCTTCCTTTTCCGCTCCGTGAAGTGGGGGCTGTTGTGCATGGTTCCCCTGACCGCGACAATCCTCCTCATTTACGGATTCATAGGTCTGATTGGAAAGGACTACGACATGCCCGTGGCCGTCCTCGGCGTACTGACCCTGGGCATGTCCGTGGACTTCGCCATTCATTTCGTGGAGAGGAGCCGATCCATTCATGCCGTCACGCGGTCGTGGCGGCTGACCCTTACCCGCATGTTCGAGGCGCCGGCACGCGCCATCAGCCGCAACGTGATGGTGATCTCCATTGGGTTTCTGCCGTTGCTGGTTTCGTCCCTCGTGCCGTACCGGACCACCAGCATACTGCTCTCTTCGATCATGCTGCTTTCCGGGGCGCTTTCTTTGGTGGCGGTGCCTGCCGTCATCACTGTGGCCACGCGGTGGTTTTTCCCTGACGAATCGGTCCCGCAGACTGCAGTGGCCGATCAGAACAACCGTTGA
- a CDS encoding Rossmann-like domain-containing protein — MESTLKTVWNKGVRLWADHGLMEEEVMVSAGPLTVQQAIGDPGGGDYPIQQGKERLVEASFRGFRGQAFTDHYGHFCGTLAEIANLPLTTNYHRAVFIATLNAVMNALGKVGGTIHCKDCGPERCARAMPDHIRRTYGVGRVTIVGFQPAMAERLGGELDIRLLDLDPDNIGQVKRGVLVEGPESAAQALDWAELLVVTGTTLVNDSIGRFLVGRPVLFYGTTIAAAASLMQWDRYCPQSG, encoded by the coding sequence ATGGAATCAACATTGAAGACCGTTTGGAACAAAGGGGTGCGCCTTTGGGCGGACCACGGACTCATGGAGGAAGAGGTCATGGTCAGCGCCGGGCCGTTGACCGTGCAGCAGGCCATTGGCGACCCGGGGGGCGGGGACTATCCCATCCAGCAGGGCAAGGAGAGGCTGGTGGAGGCATCCTTCCGCGGGTTCCGGGGGCAGGCCTTCACCGATCACTACGGACACTTCTGCGGCACCCTTGCGGAAATAGCCAACCTGCCGCTGACCACCAACTACCATCGGGCGGTCTTCATCGCGACCCTCAACGCCGTCATGAATGCCCTCGGCAAGGTCGGGGGGACAATCCATTGCAAGGACTGCGGGCCGGAAAGATGCGCCCGGGCCATGCCCGACCACATCCGCCGGACCTATGGCGTCGGGCGTGTGACCATTGTCGGCTTTCAGCCGGCCATGGCCGAGCGCCTTGGGGGCGAGCTGGATATTCGGCTTCTTGATCTGGACCCCGACAACATCGGGCAGGTCAAGCGCGGGGTGCTGGTGGAAGGCCCGGAATCCGCGGCCCAGGCCCTGGACTGGGCGGAGTTGCTGGTGGTTACGGGAACCACCCTTGTCAACGACTCCATCGGGCGCTTCCTTGTCGGTCGCCCTGTGCTCTTCTACGGGACCACCATTGCCGCGGCGGCCAGCCTCATGCAGTGGGATCGCTATTGCCCCCAGAGCGGCTGA
- a CDS encoding molybdate ABC transporter permease subunit has protein sequence MSLLGILTEPQTLGPLWLTVRVLAVAGALHLAAGVLVGYYLTGRKTVMRSVVDFLVTLPLVFPPIATGFALLLLLGRNGPIGRFVTDGLVFSFWGLVIASFVAGLPLMVKPVEAALRGGSQLAEVSRVLGKSEWQTFWLVLLPNVRRSVISGWFLALGRSLGEVGITLMLGGNILGRTNTLSLEIYNAVFSGEFDRAVVLSCIIGLFSLAIYLVLKRMSAV, from the coding sequence ATGTCCCTGCTGGGCATCCTGACCGAACCCCAGACCCTCGGCCCCCTGTGGTTGACGGTCCGGGTGCTGGCTGTGGCTGGCGCACTGCATCTGGCGGCGGGCGTGCTTGTGGGCTACTACCTGACGGGCAGGAAGACCGTGATGCGCTCGGTGGTGGATTTTCTGGTGACATTGCCGCTTGTCTTTCCGCCCATTGCCACGGGATTCGCGCTGTTGCTCCTGCTCGGGAGAAACGGCCCCATAGGCAGATTCGTGACCGACGGCCTTGTGTTCAGCTTTTGGGGGCTTGTCATCGCGTCCTTCGTGGCCGGGCTGCCTCTCATGGTCAAGCCCGTGGAGGCCGCCCTGCGCGGAGGTTCGCAACTGGCCGAGGTCTCACGGGTGCTCGGCAAGAGCGAGTGGCAGACGTTCTGGCTCGTTCTGCTGCCCAACGTCCGGCGCAGCGTTATATCCGGCTGGTTTCTGGCCCTGGGCCGGTCCCTTGGAGAGGTCGGCATCACCCTTATGCTCGGCGGCAACATCCTGGGCAGGACGAACACGCTATCCCTGGAAATCTACAACGCCGTATTCAGCGGGGAATTTGACCGCGCAGTGGTTCTCTCGTGCATTATAGGCCTGTTTTCCCTGGCAATTTATCTCGTGTTGAAACGAATGTCCGCAGTATAG
- the modA gene encoding molybdate ABC transporter substrate-binding protein gives MGFLASGAASAHSPVVAAGAGYKKMVNALAAAYAERSGKQPDLIYGNMGRVTALAMESGKVDLVLGDEAFLSSSGLVFAKTHELGRGQLVLAFPAKGGFAAVEALDDEAARRIAMPDPVKAIYGKAAREFLENTGRMPAAAPRLIEVATVPQVFSYLVANEVDMGFLNLSYVLDVADKLGGYVILDQSGYAPISIMAGVLRDAPNQEAALEFIAFLRTAQAKAIIISHGL, from the coding sequence GTGGGTTTTCTGGCTTCCGGGGCGGCCTCTGCCCACAGCCCGGTGGTGGCTGCGGGCGCAGGGTACAAAAAGATGGTGAACGCCCTTGCCGCAGCCTATGCAGAGAGGAGCGGCAAGCAACCCGACCTGATTTACGGCAACATGGGTCGGGTTACAGCCCTGGCCATGGAGAGCGGAAAGGTCGATCTCGTGCTTGGCGACGAGGCGTTCCTGAGTTCTTCCGGCCTCGTCTTTGCAAAAACGCACGAGCTGGGGCGCGGCCAGCTGGTGCTCGCCTTCCCCGCAAAGGGAGGTTTTGCCGCGGTGGAGGCCCTGGACGACGAGGCCGCCCGCCGCATCGCCATGCCTGATCCGGTCAAGGCCATCTATGGCAAGGCGGCGCGGGAATTCCTCGAAAACACCGGGAGAATGCCTGCCGCGGCGCCGCGGCTGATCGAGGTGGCCACCGTACCCCAGGTCTTCTCGTATCTGGTGGCCAACGAAGTGGACATGGGGTTTCTCAATCTGTCCTATGTGCTGGATGTTGCGGACAAACTGGGAGGGTATGTGATTCTGGACCAGTCCGGGTACGCTCCCATCAGCATCATGGCGGGCGTTCTTCGGGACGCGCCGAACCAGGAGGCCGCGCTGGAGTTCATCGCCTTCCTGCGCACGGCTCAAGCCAAGGCGATCATCATCAGCCATGGCCTCTAA
- a CDS encoding ATP-binding cassette domain-containing protein yields MLCVDMVKKLKHFDLELCFSCAPGQITAVVGPSGAGKTTMIRLLAGLEQPDLGTIVFNGQPWADTGSRLFVPARKRGLSLVFQDYTLFPHLDIRKNVAFAATDMERVDTLMDMFGIRHLAASRPAAISGGERQRAAFCQALARDPVLLLLDEPFSALDVATRRNLRAHLKELKDELGIPILHVTHDLEEAAFLGDEIMAVENGKIAPDWLRRQSAPIHKLTREALACASL; encoded by the coding sequence ATGCTCTGTGTAGACATGGTCAAGAAGCTCAAGCACTTTGATCTTGAGCTGTGTTTTTCCTGCGCACCCGGCCAGATTACTGCTGTTGTCGGGCCGTCCGGTGCGGGGAAGACCACCATGATCCGGCTGCTGGCCGGACTGGAACAACCGGACTTGGGAACCATCGTCTTCAATGGCCAGCCTTGGGCAGACACCGGGTCCCGTCTCTTTGTCCCGGCCCGCAAGCGGGGCTTGAGCCTTGTTTTTCAGGACTACACGCTGTTTCCCCATCTCGATATCCGCAAGAATGTTGCCTTTGCCGCCACGGACATGGAGCGGGTGGACACGCTCATGGACATGTTCGGCATACGGCACCTGGCGGCGAGCAGGCCAGCCGCCATTTCCGGCGGGGAGCGGCAGCGCGCCGCCTTCTGTCAGGCCCTGGCCCGCGATCCGGTCCTGCTGCTCCTCGACGAGCCGTTTTCGGCCCTGGATGTGGCCACCCGGCGGAATCTGCGGGCGCACCTCAAGGAACTCAAGGACGAACTGGGCATCCCCATCCTCCATGTGACCCATGACCTGGAGGAGGCTGCCTTCCTCGGAGACGAGATCATGGCCGTGGAAAACGGAAAGATAGCGCCCGACTGGCTGCGCAGACAAAGCGCCCCCATTCACAAGTTAACTCGCGAGGCTTTGGCCTGCGCGTCATTGTGA
- the modB gene encoding molybdate ABC transporter permease subunit: protein MDWTPLLLSAKLAFWTMVLIPVAAAPLAYVLAFGRFRGKSVLDAVVTLPMVLPPTVLGFALLVILGPLGPVGAAWEDLTGGRLVFSFAGILIASLVFNLPFAVQPLRASFEKMDPRLLESAAILGLTSTEAFFRIILPNCIGGLAAASILVFAHSLGEFGVILMVGGSIPGKTQVASIAIFEAVEAMRFNDAFLLSAALVPISFAVLMIINKINARRP, encoded by the coding sequence ATGGACTGGACTCCGCTGCTTCTTTCGGCCAAGCTGGCCTTTTGGACCATGGTGCTGATTCCGGTGGCGGCCGCGCCTCTTGCCTATGTGCTCGCCTTTGGCCGCTTTCGGGGCAAGAGCGTCCTTGACGCGGTCGTCACCCTGCCCATGGTCCTGCCGCCCACGGTCCTGGGCTTCGCCCTGCTCGTGATCTTGGGGCCTCTCGGCCCGGTGGGCGCGGCATGGGAGGACCTGACCGGCGGCAGGCTGGTCTTCAGTTTCGCCGGAATCCTCATCGCTTCGCTGGTGTTCAACCTGCCCTTTGCGGTCCAGCCGCTTCGCGCCTCCTTCGAGAAAATGGACCCGCGTCTTCTGGAAAGCGCGGCCATTCTCGGCCTCACGTCAACGGAGGCGTTTTTTCGAATAATCCTGCCAAATTGCATCGGAGGACTGGCGGCGGCTTCCATCCTCGTCTTTGCCCACAGCCTGGGCGAGTTCGGCGTCATTCTCATGGTGGGCGGCAGCATTCCGGGCAAGACCCAGGTGGCGTCCATCGCCATCTTCGAGGCCGTGGAGGCCATGCGCTTCAACGACGCTTTCCTTTTGTCCGCCGCCCTGGTTCCCATCAGCTTCGCGGTGCTCATGATCATCAACAAAATCAATGCGAGGCGCCCCTGA
- the modA gene encoding molybdate ABC transporter substrate-binding protein, with product MERIAAFLLAFALVLPAPALSADLLVAQAANYTAIMQNEIIPAFEKATGLTVQATYASTGKLYGQIVNGAPFDMLLAADEIRPEKLHADGLAQEPFVYATGQVVLWSRSKALCDGGWKSALTNPAVKKIAIANTETAPYGASAMQALQAAGLWDAVQPRLVFGQSISHAFQFASTGAADAGFVAFSSVFTDEGAKGCYQVVDEAPPVVQAGCILKSAPNPEAAARFAEFLLSPEVQAFKKQYGYN from the coding sequence ATGGAACGAATAGCCGCGTTTTTACTCGCCTTTGCCCTTGTCCTGCCCGCCCCGGCCCTGTCCGCCGACTTGCTCGTGGCCCAGGCCGCCAACTACACCGCCATCATGCAAAACGAGATCATCCCGGCCTTTGAAAAGGCCACGGGGCTGACCGTCCAGGCCACCTATGCCTCCACGGGCAAGCTGTATGGCCAGATCGTCAACGGCGCCCCCTTTGACATGCTTCTCGCCGCAGACGAGATCCGCCCCGAAAAGCTTCACGCCGACGGCCTGGCGCAGGAGCCCTTTGTTTACGCCACAGGACAGGTGGTCCTGTGGTCCCGGAGCAAGGCCCTGTGCGATGGGGGCTGGAAATCCGCTCTGACCAATCCGGCGGTCAAGAAAATTGCCATTGCCAACACCGAGACCGCGCCCTACGGCGCTTCGGCCATGCAGGCCCTGCAGGCCGCGGGACTCTGGGATGCGGTGCAGCCCCGCCTGGTGTTCGGTCAGTCCATTTCCCACGCGTTCCAGTTCGCGTCCACTGGCGCTGCAGACGCGGGTTTCGTCGCCTTCTCCTCGGTGTTTACGGACGAGGGGGCCAAGGGCTGTTATCAGGTGGTGGACGAGGCTCCCCCGGTGGTCCAAGCGGGTTGCATCCTCAAGAGTGCGCCCAACCCCGAGGCGGCAGCCCGTTTCGCCGAGTTCCTGCTCTCGCCCGAAGTCCAGGCGTTCAAGAAGCAGTACGGATACAACTAG
- a CDS encoding TOBE domain-containing protein has protein sequence MTPRHCQRELFSVSDEVSHLDARQIQALAEAFAAWRRSARRPDSVRARERIGLTFLLLRHTGARLGEVLALDDRTALDMQRCVVHLGLKGNTREVPLPEDFCSELHRVLESPMACGLRGHFFHLDAGYLRRICYERGKECGLPRELANPRVLRNSRVVEMLRAGVPLAVVKSVLGQTSLDFASDLQHFTQGDVTAIVRLAQADMRTRSSARNAFIGHVTGLDTDTVMAGVSMESRSGIAIHAAITADSMHTMRLEVGTPIVATVKAPLVNVMRAGQTLCGSARNRLTATVLRVLDSPVIAEIAGRLHDGTEVCALVSSQSARDMALQPGEDVVFCFKSLSVVLNSIR, from the coding sequence ATGACCCCACGCCACTGCCAACGCGAACTCTTCAGCGTCTCCGACGAGGTGTCTCACCTTGATGCGCGGCAGATCCAGGCCCTTGCCGAGGCTTTTGCCGCCTGGAGACGCAGCGCCAGGCGGCCTGACAGCGTCCGGGCGCGGGAGCGGATCGGGCTGACCTTTCTCCTGCTCCGGCACACGGGCGCCCGGCTTGGCGAAGTCCTCGCCCTCGACGACCGCACCGCCTTGGACATGCAGCGCTGCGTGGTCCATCTGGGCTTGAAGGGCAACACGCGGGAAGTCCCTCTGCCAGAGGATTTCTGCTCCGAATTGCACCGGGTGTTGGAAAGCCCCATGGCCTGCGGCCTGAGGGGGCACTTCTTCCATCTGGACGCAGGGTATCTGCGGCGGATTTGCTATGAACGTGGCAAGGAGTGCGGACTGCCCAGAGAGCTGGCCAACCCTCGGGTACTGCGCAATTCCCGCGTGGTGGAGATGCTGCGGGCCGGTGTGCCTCTGGCCGTGGTCAAATCCGTGCTCGGCCAAACTTCCCTTGATTTCGCATCGGACCTGCAACACTTCACGCAGGGGGATGTCACCGCCATCGTCCGGCTTGCCCAAGCCGACATGCGCACCCGCAGCAGTGCGCGCAACGCCTTCATCGGACACGTCACCGGCCTGGATACGGACACCGTGATGGCCGGAGTAAGCATGGAGAGCCGCTCCGGCATCGCCATCCACGCCGCCATCACTGCCGACAGCATGCACACCATGCGTCTTGAGGTCGGCACCCCCATCGTGGCGACCGTCAAAGCCCCGCTGGTCAATGTCATGCGGGCCGGGCAGACGCTGTGCGGGAGCGCCAGAAACCGTCTGACCGCGACGGTTCTGCGTGTGCTGGATTCCCCGGTCATTGCCGAAATCGCCGGCCGCCTCCACGACGGAACCGAGGTGTGCGCCCTGGTTTCGAGCCAGAGCGCAAGAGACATGGCCCTTCAGCCCGGCGAAGACGTGGTGTTCTGCTTCAAAAGTCTTTCAGTGGTTCTCAATTCCATCAGATAG
- a CDS encoding CerR family C-terminal domain-containing protein has translation MDIGKNENNVTAPRLIAAGAKLFSEHTSHEVSNRALAKEAGVNHAAINYYFGSRDGLCEAIFGHCLTQWKAIMLPLVEQIDNRIGESSDPEDLARIAHDLVRGMISAITGKEGTRFLRVLFNEGLIKPRELNRRMFQDVIRPFHAVATRLAAAARGLPPEDMESMVLGQAIVAQCMTFFRGRVLLRPRLDLKALDQGRAEQIADILSRSVCASLGLPDNIRQ, from the coding sequence ATGGATATTGGCAAGAACGAAAACAACGTCACCGCACCCCGCCTGATAGCCGCAGGGGCCAAGCTCTTCAGCGAGCACACAAGCCACGAGGTGAGCAACCGCGCCCTGGCCAAGGAGGCTGGCGTCAACCATGCGGCCATCAACTACTACTTCGGCAGCAGAGACGGCTTGTGCGAAGCCATATTCGGCCATTGCCTGACCCAATGGAAGGCGATCATGCTGCCCCTTGTGGAGCAGATCGACAACCGTATCGGCGAAAGCTCCGACCCCGAGGACCTGGCCCGCATCGCCCACGATCTTGTGCGTGGCATGATCTCGGCCATAACAGGAAAGGAAGGGACCCGGTTTCTGAGAGTTCTTTTCAATGAAGGACTGATCAAACCCCGCGAACTCAACCGCCGCATGTTCCAGGATGTGATCCGCCCCTTCCACGCCGTTGCCACCCGGCTGGCCGCCGCTGCCAGGGGGCTGCCCCCCGAAGACATGGAGAGCATGGTCCTCGGCCAGGCCATTGTCGCCCAATGTATGACCTTTTTCCGAGGGCGGGTTCTCCTGCGCCCGAGGCTGGATCTCAAGGCCCTGGATCAGGGCCGGGCCGAACAGATCGCGGACATCTTGTCCCGCTCCGTGTGCGCCTCCCTTGGCTTGCCGGACAATATCCGGCAGTGA
- a CDS encoding MptD family putative ECF transporter S component produces MLQAESTTLTELSGEAPPAAWAERKRRHWPVRDLIVIGIFAAVVKISSLIIALVGGGMNPLTLIVKNAVFTSLLVVLLHKVPRLGTLTLFVGVSAVVSLLLLGSGAILLPMSLVAALFAEMVITLFGGYRRTVGILVGVAVYDLASKGASLGISWLVMREQPELLITISTMVAIGYLGALAGLYSGHLFVKELRHAGIVHQ; encoded by the coding sequence ATGCTCCAGGCAGAATCCACCACTCTGACAGAACTCTCCGGGGAGGCTCCCCCGGCAGCCTGGGCCGAACGCAAACGGCGCCACTGGCCGGTGCGCGATCTGATCGTCATCGGCATCTTCGCCGCGGTGGTCAAAATATCCAGCCTGATCATCGCGTTGGTGGGCGGGGGCATGAACCCCCTGACCCTGATCGTCAAGAACGCCGTCTTCACCAGCCTGCTGGTGGTGCTGCTGCACAAGGTTCCCCGCCTTGGAACGCTGACCCTGTTCGTCGGGGTCTCGGCCGTGGTTTCCCTGCTGCTCTTGGGGAGCGGAGCCATTTTACTGCCCATGTCCCTGGTCGCCGCCCTCTTTGCGGAGATGGTGATCACCCTTTTTGGCGGGTATCGCCGCACCGTGGGAATTCTTGTGGGCGTGGCAGTGTACGATCTGGCGAGCAAGGGCGCGTCTCTCGGCATTTCCTGGCTGGTAATGCGCGAACAGCCCGAGCTGCTGATCACCATCAGCACCATGGTAGCCATCGGCTATCTCGGAGCCCTGGCCGGTCTTTACAGCGGACACCTCTTTGTCAAGGAGCTGCGACATGCGGGTATCGTTCATCAATGA
- a CDS encoding energy-coupling factor transporter transmembrane component T family protein, which translates to MRVSFINDSDLTDSFPATLDVRTKLFLCVLSSLSAIILQSPLAMTPLLAASALYALSTKNIKKILMAYVAVFTMLGISSVFVILLAMIWPELTKLEWSNFLTPFLRIVLMINVVLALSLTSRIQSLLTALKSMRLPSLIYIPTSVMIRFIPTFFNDAKQVLQALKIRGYPLTPRSMFLHPLRSLRVLFAPLVFRALRSSDDLAMAAELKGVGMSESIVPHRLNAFHRRDLAVSGLAVGLVAAAFAIQVRCGGLSFGMH; encoded by the coding sequence ATGCGGGTATCGTTCATCAATGATTCAGACCTCACCGACAGCTTCCCCGCGACCCTGGATGTACGCACCAAGCTCTTCCTTTGCGTCCTCTCCTCGCTGTCGGCTATCATTTTGCAGTCGCCCCTGGCCATGACCCCGCTCCTGGCAGCCAGCGCACTGTACGCCCTGTCCACGAAAAACATAAAGAAAATCCTCATGGCCTATGTGGCGGTTTTCACCATGCTCGGCATCTCCTCGGTCTTCGTCATCCTCCTCGCCATGATTTGGCCTGAGCTGACCAAGCTGGAGTGGAGCAATTTCCTTACCCCCTTCCTGCGCATCGTCCTCATGATCAATGTTGTCCTGGCACTGTCGCTGACCTCGCGCATCCAGTCGCTGCTGACCGCGCTCAAGTCCATGCGGCTGCCCAGCCTGATCTATATCCCCACCTCGGTCATGATCCGGTTCATTCCGACCTTCTTCAACGACGCCAAGCAGGTTCTCCAGGCCCTGAAAATCCGCGGGTATCCCCTGACGCCGCGCTCCATGTTCCTGCATCCGCTCCGCAGCCTCAGGGTACTGTTTGCGCCCCTGGTATTCCGCGCTCTGCGCTCCTCGGACGACCTGGCCATGGCCGCCGAGCTCAAAGGGGTGGGCATGTCCGAGAGCATCGTTCCACACCGGCTGAACGCCTTTCACCGAAGGGATCTGGCCGTATCCGGCCTGGCCGTGGGGTTGGTTGCCGCTGCCTTTGCCATCCAGGTCCGGTGCGGCGGCCTCTCCTTTGGCATGCACTGA